The following are encoded in a window of Fischerella sp. PCC 9605 genomic DNA:
- a CDS encoding DUF3120 domain-containing protein produces MAPPLPDAPWRVSTSLLLLSSYRQTWLVFAAAIFLVSVPVFIEAPLVRSLPWLSVALTGVWVWLSLLLMSRSVTYVWGDLLFGFSWSWLAGSIYWGWLRWEPLWHLPVESIGLPFAIWCLRRNWGKVGNWFYLGSLLGTVLTDVYFYLVDLMPHWRQIMRVEPELVSPILRNAVAQIQTPWGTAWALILALVLMAVGLLPLGTRRRYWYAFSGAVLSTILVDSLFLLAALLA; encoded by the coding sequence CTGGCTCCCCCTCTCCCAGACGCGCCATGGCGCGTCTCTACATCTCTCCTCCTCTTATCTTCCTACCGCCAAACTTGGCTAGTATTTGCCGCAGCCATATTTCTGGTGTCTGTGCCAGTATTTATCGAAGCGCCCTTAGTGCGATCGCTGCCCTGGTTGAGTGTAGCCCTGACAGGTGTATGGGTGTGGCTGAGTCTCTTATTAATGTCACGTTCTGTAACATATGTTTGGGGAGATTTGCTATTCGGGTTTAGCTGGAGTTGGTTAGCAGGTTCGATTTACTGGGGTTGGTTGCGTTGGGAACCGTTATGGCATTTGCCAGTAGAATCTATCGGCTTGCCATTTGCTATATGGTGTCTGCGTCGCAATTGGGGCAAAGTCGGTAATTGGTTTTATTTGGGTTCTTTACTCGGTACAGTCTTAACCGACGTGTATTTCTACTTGGTAGATTTGATGCCCCACTGGCGACAAATTATGCGGGTAGAACCAGAGTTGGTGTCACCAATTTTACGAAATGCCGTAGCACAAATACAAACTCCTTGGGGGACAGCCTGGGCATTAATTCTTGCCTTAGTTCTTATGGCAGTGGGACTTTTGCCTTTGGGTACAAGACGACGGTACTGGTATGCCTTTAGTGGAGCAGTGTTGAGTACGATTTTGGTAGATAGTTTATTTTTGTTAGCTGCGCTTTTGGCGTAA
- a CDS encoding AAA family ATPase, which yields MQTHSMEYNQLLKALLYLPINAPQATIGSIFIPELLKTLGYDVTETIPNFATGNGTDKVDYAVRRDTDKDIFIHTKSNPYLLIELKGRDTNLSENSTQYKSTVSQLKRYLLAPNCQSVQWGIITNSIHIQLFRKHGKVIHPCLPCQEITPDNVDEIVQDIKAKVDTPQKALTVAIYNNKGGVGKTTTTLNLAATLAYLGKQTLIIDFDPSQQDLTNSLALKPKEDVLYSWLEDKASILVPPGLSFRLNFQVPSKGTVAFDIIPSDQKLMELGEEELRQRIKISRLRQVIEPLKYQYDYILIDSPPNWRLFSQSAVYASDVVLIPTKHNSMFSLKNAAVVIQRFIPEIQTKRNDGGPIALPIFYNGESITEAQIFTAQKEIDKIINKAKTDTLNPIDLTPYFYPKYTQANQSRHIFNIPSYAHIASAAFTRIPAVYKNRTAYEHYLALAKEYFLQ from the coding sequence ATGCAGACTCATTCTATGGAATATAACCAGCTTCTAAAAGCCTTGCTCTACCTACCAATCAATGCACCGCAAGCAACAATAGGTAGTATATTTATTCCGGAATTATTAAAAACATTGGGGTACGATGTCACCGAAACGATTCCCAACTTTGCCACTGGGAATGGTACTGATAAAGTTGACTATGCTGTTAGAAGAGATACTGACAAAGACATCTTTATCCACACCAAGTCTAACCCTTATCTGCTTATTGAGTTAAAAGGCAGAGATACTAACTTAAGTGAAAATTCCACACAGTATAAGTCTACCGTTTCCCAACTTAAACGTTACCTGTTAGCGCCGAACTGTCAATCTGTCCAGTGGGGGATTATCACCAACTCAATCCATATACAGCTGTTTAGGAAACACGGTAAGGTTATCCACCCTTGTTTACCTTGCCAGGAAATCACACCTGACAATGTTGACGAGATTGTGCAGGACATCAAAGCTAAAGTTGACACCCCACAAAAGGCACTTACAGTTGCCATTTACAACAACAAAGGTGGGGTGGGAAAGACTACAACAACACTCAATCTGGCTGCAACGCTAGCATATTTGGGAAAACAAACATTAATAATTGATTTTGACCCAAGCCAGCAGGATTTAACTAACTCTCTTGCTCTCAAACCAAAAGAAGATGTGCTATATTCCTGGTTGGAAGATAAGGCGAGTATATTGGTTCCTCCTGGATTAAGCTTCAGGTTGAATTTCCAAGTACCATCTAAAGGTACAGTCGCATTTGATATTATCCCTAGCGACCAAAAGCTGATGGAGCTTGGTGAAGAGGAATTGCGGCAACGTATAAAGATAAGCAGACTTAGGCAGGTAATTGAGCCACTAAAATATCAATATGACTATATTTTGATTGATTCTCCACCCAATTGGAGATTGTTTAGCCAGAGTGCTGTGTATGCCTCGGATGTTGTTTTAATTCCCACCAAACACAACAGCATGTTTTCGCTAAAGAACGCGGCTGTTGTCATTCAGCGTTTTATTCCCGAAATTCAAACTAAAAGGAATGACGGAGGGCCTATTGCTCTCCCCATTTTTTACAACGGTGAATCCATTACCGAGGCTCAGATATTTACCGCCCAAAAGGAGATAGATAAAATCATCAACAAAGCCAAAACCGATACACTTAATCCTATTGATCTAACACCATATTTTTACCCTAAATATACTCAGGCAAATCAAAGCCGCCACATTTTTAACATACCCAGTTACGCGCATATTGCAAGCGCTGCATTTACTCGCATCCCGGCTGTTTACAAAAATCGGACAGCTTATGAGCATTATTTGGCACTAGCTAAGGAATACTTTTTGCAATAA
- a CDS encoding Rho termination factor N-terminal domain-containing protein, with protein MSLSDVGNLMCLYMHEINPGKGTDAPEFLIKAAAKALVESGSRNWVPVIVKEIGEDRYEVIGNSFIYAIAEEAGLERVWCIIADESEKTLELTRILTGESIPKVNLSTATRDEIQAALQYLIEKPNSELKGVNLAIATNRIDEAPRKYWKNLEPIATLKCGITKGKKLNALKEVFYLSPEQMPEAIADIKILNTLTVAQLKDMAKKRGISGYNKKKKQDLVEMLSV; from the coding sequence ATGAGCTTAAGCGATGTTGGGAATTTGATGTGTCTTTATATGCATGAAATCAACCCAGGTAAAGGCACGGATGCACCAGAGTTTTTAATCAAAGCAGCTGCAAAAGCACTGGTTGAATCGGGTAGTCGCAATTGGGTTCCGGTAATTGTTAAAGAAATCGGTGAAGATCGCTATGAAGTCATCGGCAATTCATTTATTTACGCGATCGCTGAGGAAGCGGGTTTAGAAAGAGTTTGGTGCATCATTGCAGACGAGAGTGAGAAAACATTAGAGCTAACCAGGATTCTAACTGGGGAGTCAATACCAAAAGTCAATCTTTCAACTGCAACTAGAGATGAAATTCAGGCGGCATTGCAGTATCTGATTGAAAAACCCAACAGTGAGTTAAAGGGAGTGAACTTAGCGATCGCCACCAATCGTATTGATGAAGCCCCACGCAAGTACTGGAAAAACTTGGAACCGATCGCAACACTGAAATGTGGCATAACCAAAGGAAAGAAGCTAAATGCGCTCAAAGAAGTTTTTTATCTGAGTCCTGAACAAATGCCAGAAGCGATCGCAGACATCAAAATATTGAACACTTTGACAGTTGCACAGCTAAAAGACATGGCGAAAAAACGGGGGATTTCTGGATATAACAAGAAGAAAAAGCAAGATTTAGTTGAGATGTTATCTGTGTGA
- a CDS encoding undecaprenyl-diphosphate phosphatase: MGTMFVGGMDFLLPVENYLMQTAGNAVAGEANLVGEIVQGFILGIVQGITEFLPISSTAHLIIFRDVLGWKATWSKAAVDGIQLGSVFAVVMYFWKDIRNILGGAWLAFQHKEWQRYEWKMFVGIAIGMFPALLGGLVLKILDVELESPLMIAAMSIMMATLLGLAEKFGSRKRGFEEVEIQDGIIVGLGQMIALLPGSSRSGSTLTTALFIGLQRETAARFSFLLGLPTLAIATLVQTKDVLEESHMFLPLIVGIISTFIFSYLSIAWLLKFLQRRSNWVFVWYRLGFGAAILGAIGAGVF, encoded by the coding sequence ATGGGGACAATGTTTGTAGGCGGTATGGATTTTTTATTGCCTGTAGAAAATTATCTGATGCAAACAGCTGGTAATGCTGTTGCGGGTGAAGCCAACTTGGTTGGGGAAATAGTGCAAGGATTTATTTTAGGTATAGTCCAAGGCATCACGGAATTTTTACCAATCAGCAGTACCGCTCACCTAATAATATTTCGGGACGTTTTAGGCTGGAAGGCAACATGGAGTAAGGCCGCAGTTGATGGGATTCAGCTTGGTAGCGTTTTTGCGGTAGTGATGTACTTTTGGAAAGACATTCGCAACATTTTGGGAGGTGCTTGGTTAGCATTTCAGCATAAGGAATGGCAGCGATATGAGTGGAAAATGTTTGTGGGGATTGCGATTGGGATGTTTCCGGCATTATTAGGTGGTTTAGTACTCAAGATTTTAGATGTTGAGTTAGAAAGTCCCTTGATGATTGCGGCAATGTCAATTATGATGGCGACGTTGTTGGGTTTGGCGGAGAAATTTGGTTCCCGCAAGCGTGGCTTTGAAGAGGTAGAAATTCAAGATGGGATTATTGTAGGTTTAGGGCAAATGATCGCCCTTTTACCAGGGTCTTCGCGTTCTGGTTCAACTCTGACGACAGCCCTATTTATTGGTTTGCAACGAGAAACTGCTGCCCGATTTTCATTTTTGTTAGGTTTGCCAACGCTGGCGATCGCCACACTGGTTCAAACTAAAGACGTACTCGAAGAATCGCATATGTTCCTGCCGCTGATTGTCGGTATTATCTCAACCTTCATATTCTCGTATCTATCAATCGCTTGGTTGCTGAAGTTTTTACAACGGCGAAGCAACTGGGTATTTGTATGGTATCGCCTTGGGTTTGGAGCAGCAATTCTGGGTGCAATTGGTGCAGGAGTTTTTTAG